The sequence gcatagatttttttttaacatattctATAAAAAAcacattgcctttttttcttatacttttttcacttttgtaaCAGATTCCTCCAAACACCTTCATTTAAAACAGTCTTTCTACAGAGCCCAATGTTTTCTTTGGCAAatttgcagagctgtgttttgggatAAAAGTAAATTGCACCATAAGACGAGAACAGATTGGGAAATTTGACAGGACTTGGTAGAAATCCGTTGTGCACAGGCAAAGGGAGAGCTTTTCAATAGGTCatttaaaagataaaagctCTGAAGGAAAGAATTCTGCTTGGTGGCAAACTCATCTAACCCTTGCAAAGCCTACAGTAGAGGCTGCAAGGGAGGCAGAAGTTACAGAGCATGAGAACACACACAAACTCTCTCACATCTGAAAGTTATTTTATACATGATTAGGTATCATTTTTCATACAACGCACACATGCACTTGAGCAATGGCATAGTCCAGAAAAGGGACATTTATGTACATCTGACTTGCAAGCAGTTCTCGGGTGGGGGAGGCAAAAAGGAGTAGATTCTCTCTTTCACATTTAACACAGGCCATCCCAGGTCCATTCAGCCCAGCTACCCTCCAAATCCAGCTCAGGATGAAACCTCCATCCCCACCCTTGTCTCATATAAGGGATCCTGGCAAGTAACCCagtgtgcagggcaggcaggagccaaGTACCACCACTTTAGTTCCTGAggggggcagctggagcaggaagacTCCAGTGTACACTGTGGGACAGACCTGCCCCACAGCTTCGAGGCACATGGTGTAGACTGCCTTACAGTACAGCTTAACATACCAGaggaaaagggacaaaaaggaaaaggaagcagcTGGTTGTCATACTCCCTCCTAAGAAAGGCTGTCTACTGCTGCTACTGAGAGTATGTTTTTCTCCACCTAACAGTTCCTGTCTCTCAAACAGAAAGTTACTCCAATCCCTTCTACAGTTTACACATCTTCCTATGCTTCTGCAGCTCAGTGACAGAACTTCATCAGCAATGCTTTCTGCAGTATTCCAAAGCACAGCCCGGCAGAGATTAAGCTTCctaattttcaaaagcaattcTACCATTTTCAGGCCAActttttgctgtatttccttCACCAAATggacaacaacaaaaaggctGGAGTACTAAAACAGTTTTGTTCTGGCAGAAAACTAGACAAACCAGGTACAGATTCACTAGCTGAACAGAACTCAGCTCCTGTCATGTATCTCAGTAGTTCATATCCTTTTGTTTCCAGCAGTACACAAGGGCACACAGAACAGGAGGCTCCACCTTTTCCTGGCTGATGACTGACAGTAAATAATACATATGCCCACTAGCATTGATAACATCTTGTTTCTTTGAGGTATGAAGCTTAAAAATGCAAGCTTCACCATGAAATCTTCCCTGTTCATTAAGACCTGCTCAACAGCTCTCTCACCTCTAAtccccagctctcagctgcacTGAGATTTCTGCAGTCAGTAAGTTTGATATCTCGCCATCCATGTGCTGAAGCATACCAGCGTTTGCTTTAATTGCATTAAGATACAATTAACGAGCCACATAGGTTTTTCAGACATTAAAGCTAAATTTCCAGAAGcacaaaaagcacaagaaacaGTGCTGTTAACTTCGAACAATTAGCAAATTGCCTGGCATGacacaaccccaaaacctcctctcCTGAGAGAGGTAAGCTGTGAGGACCAGCTACTTCAAAAGAATTTCATCTTTCACTCCCCACAGGAGGTAACAGCATTTCTTGTCCCTGTATTCTGACACAATAGCACATTAGGTTTGCTGTGTGCCTGCAGTACTGCTCTGTCATTGTTCAGCACACCCAGGCACCACAAGCAGCCCTCAGTGAACACAGTCAGGAATTCAGCTCCTCTGGGAGTGCAGCACATCAGTCTCTGTGGCGCAATCGGAGAGCGCGTTCGGCTGTTAACCGAAAGGTTGGTGGTTCGAGCCCACCCAGGGACGTAGATCCCCTTTTAAGGGCCAAAAAGAACCTCCTGAAGCCCAGTAAGGGCAGGTGCCAAgtcctgcccagggaaggaaTGACCACAAGCATTAGTGTATGCTGTGGCCACCGCACTGGACAGCAGCTTCACAGAAATGGACCTGTCACAATGGCACTTCGCTGGCTTGGGTTCACTCAGTGTCTGCCAGAACCCCCAGGTCCCTCTCCAGGGAAAGCTCAACATCTCAAacaatattctgagttggaagcCACCCAAAAGGttcatcaaagtccaactcctgccCTGCACATGACCagccccaagagtcacaccgTGTACCTGAGAGTATTGTCCAAAAACTTTTTGAACACcgtcaggtttggtgctgtgactcCTACCCCAGgggcctgttccagtgtccagCCACAATCTGGGTCAAGCGTCTGTTTTCTAATagccaacctaaacctctcctaaCAACTTTATACCAGTCCCTCAGGTTCCCTCCATCTTGGTTCCATAAGCATCCTTACTCCTGTTCTTCTGGATGACACCTGCCCACAGGCTTAGCATGCATCTATCTACCTACTTACCTATCTATCTTACTTATCTATCTATCTTCCTCATACCTACTCTGAACTAAACTAATTATGTCTAAAGCCGAATTTCAAGAGATGAATAATCCCTGATACAAAAagtatatacatttatatattttattaaattgtgTTAATAAAGTAGTGTTAGCTATATTAAATATGCTTACTATACCATGCATTATAATAGTTTGTTTTGTGTACACAATGTATTACACATTAAAACTGTCTTCACAGTTTGGGGGGCTGCTACTGCTCTTCCCTGAACCCCAGTTCACAGCTTCACTCCTAATCCTAAGTAGCTACATCTGGATCTTCTCATTACTGTTAAAGAACAAGTTTTGTGCTGTCAACAACATCTGGATAGCCACATTCCTCAGAAAGTCCAGCCTGACAAGCATTAAGAACTGGGAACCAAGCACTCCTGTCAAAAGGATCCAAGCAGACATTACCAGATGCTAGTAAATCCAGAGCTGATGATACACAGAAAACACTAGAAGGATTTCCTTCCAATCATGATTTGACACTTCTATATTAACACTTTTCTGAGGCTGTTTTAAGCTTCTAAAATAAAGAACTAGAGCCCAGAAACTCTAGAAGTTGACAGGGAATTTTGGTATCATTGTACATAAAATGTGCATAGATGTTACAGAAACTGGGagcatgagaaaaatatttactcacTGTGACCATTTTCACTCTAACAGACAGGACCAGATGTTACTCAGGCACAAGGATAAGGACAAAACTTCATTGCATTAAATCAATCACAGAACATATACATGCAGAAGTTCGCATACATCTTCACAGCTCTTTGCCCATATAACACCtcataaatttttaattaaggtGCCACAGGTACTCAAAAACAAAGGGTgtagaaaccaaaaaaaacttGGAAGGTTTAATGGAGagcttctcccttttttcctcccactgcTGGACAGTGGCCAGGAAAAACACTTTATATTTTGCCCTTCAAGGCTCAGCTAGGTCCAAAATGTATGTAGTGATTTGCCTGGCAACATGAAAAAGTCCTGCTCATGCTAATGTTGCTTATTGATGCTTTCATCAATAAGGCATTAGTAAGGCATCAGTAAGGCATGCAGATGGACAGCAAGACTCAAACCTACCACAGGGGCTTTGGACAGGATGGATGCAGCACCATGACCACTTGCAACGATCCTACAATAGCCAAAGAGCAGTAACTTGTATTAATCACAACACAGGCTGCCCAAGTATTgtaagtatttgaaaaaaaattatcagttaGGCCTCAAAACATAGAACTACTGTACCAAACTACAGGGCAAAATTAGAGGGGTTATTGTAGTTCACTATAAATCAGGTTACTGGCAAACAAGGGAACTAGAAAGGAATCATACAGAGCACTTATCACGTGGCACACAACAGCAAGACTGCCATGGCCTCAAGTTCTGCCATGGCTGATGAGGCAGTCACTGTTATTGTCTGGGGACGCACTGAACTCTCATTTTCATTTAGTTAAGACTTACTTTGAGCCAGCTGTTGATCTCATTATTGCAGCAGGAGAACAGGAAAAGTGATGCTGTAGTTTGGACAAAAGCCCCACTAGCAATAAAAATCCCAGCATCTTGAAACATCCATCAGAAGCCTGCTGCACCTCCCtttttaaaacagcagcagaagataTATAAGACAAAACCATAACAACACTCAGCAGTATTCTCAAGTGCAAATTTAAGAAGATGCAAGTGCTGTGCCATATTCTTCCAGGCTAGTGTAAAACCTACAAAAAACACCTGCCAGGCCTGAGTACTAAACTGCTAATCAGCAATTTATTGACTAGAGTATATGACCTGGAAGCAACTTTAACTGCCTTTCACAAACACAGAAGATTTTAGTTACCTCACTGTGGTTTAGTGCTTTAGTGTATAAAATTCCCTGCCATGGACATGGACTCATTACTGGATGAAGAGCAAACAGCTCTCTCCATTATCCCTCTGCTGCCTACTGAGATAGGCTGAAGGATCTCCTGCACATACTTCTCGGATGCAATAGACCCACTATTCCACAAATAGGCCCACATCAATTTGGAGCAGAGTTTATGGTACAGCTTACAGTAGTTTCAGATACACTCATATTACAACTACAACAGTGCATGTACACTTAGAGATAATCTGACCtacaaagggggaaaaactTGGGAAGCATGAGAACAGATTTATTTGAAAGATGGCAGCTCCACAACCCACaccctcattaaaaaaaataggcaagagaaagaataaaaaatgtagCACAGTAACTGTTGCtaaattttctttaacaaaTACTGGAAGTGCAAGAACCCAGCCTTCCAGTGTAGAGCTTCTTGACagagaaattataaaaagaagTTAGACTCTAGGAAAAACATTCCTCAGAGACAGAACTAAACATGTTTAAAAGATGAAGACAGAAAAGCTAGTTGCAAGTCAATTAGAAAACATCTACTTAAAGAAAACCAACCCTCTAACTGCTTTCAGTCTCACTAATTATGCTGTTTCAGAATACTTCTCtcccagaaatattttgctgtgcAGTAAGGAAAAAATGACTTAATTCTTTCACAGAACAATACCCACTATTCAGAGCACCCTGCCATTCCCTCCCTCTGACAAAAACTGTCAGATCTGGCAAAGGCAGAATAAAAGATGAATCCAGGTCGGGTGATAAAAGGACCTTCTGTGAGAAACCAAAAGTTAAGTCTCTTCTAAACATAGGGATGCACCCAAACTAGGGGGGAaacaaatatggaaataaattacAAGCATCTGCCAGCATTATGACACTTGCCAACTACTGCTGACAAAATTAAGCTGTTCAGTTTTAATTCACCTACAACTTTACTGTGAGGCTACAAAAGCCAAAATCCTTTGACCTCAATACTAACAAACACGATTTGCTCAGCCCACATACTCTGCATGCAACAGTAATGCAAATCTAAGATTTTAATATAATGTTTATGCATATTTAATATGAATtacatttacatatttaaattatcCTACTACATTAACAATACTAGATacaatatttagaaaaaacaaCTAGCATGGTTAAGCCTTTAAATTTTGGTAGTTTTCTATCAAGTATAAAACAGAATAGAAAACAAAGTTTCCATGTGAAGAAGAAAGCGTATTTTAACAGAAGCAGCCAAGACCTGTTGCAAAACACAGATCACATATGCTGACATTTAGACAAAACCTTGCAGTAATAAAAGATGCTGTCATTCACTATATTTACAAGAAACTGCCTAATAACTCATTTACTGACTGCACTGTAgtgattatttaaaaatcccacagcATCTTTGTCTTGTCCTTTAGAAATAATTTGTACGTATACGAAATGACCTTGTTCAACCATATGTGCTAGAAAATATAGAACTCTGCAATagaaagaggttaaaaaaagttgaatactgtggaaaaaaatttatttaagtCTATACAAGTCTTCTGAAACAAACCATTGGCTTTGATACAGTAAATTCAAGTGAATACTCATTGCAATAGTATTTTTTCATACAGAGATCAAGAAGCCCTATAGCTTCCCATTTAGTGTCTGtgacagttttatttctgaataagTAGCTGCACAAAGCAGACGTGATAAGAGATCTCACAGTCACAGTGAGCTACAGTTGAGATAAACTTATAttacaaacatttcagaaaattagGAATCCATACTGAAGTGTGGCAAAATGATTCACAATGAAAGAACAATGACATCACTCAGACCCCCTTGCCAATAATGAAGACTTTCTGCAGCAAGTCTAGAGTAGACCATCATAAAAACCTAGAGTGCAAGAGTACCACAAATTTAGTATATAAATATCACAGGATTAAAACTCCAGTTAAGCCATGAACTGAAGTGAtgattaaaaggaaaacatggcGTCTCCCAGCTTTGCAAAGGAAGCTTTCAAAGCATCTCTTCAAGAAAAGTGCTGATGCCAACTAGGGCCTGTGCCAATTTGTGTTTTAGACTGCACTGCTGAAAGACAATTTTAGCAGATTTGTCTAAGAACTGTATAATCCTGCTGCTTTTAATACCTTAAAAAAGCATTTACTGGAAGAGATGAAATGTAACATTTATAGCTCATACTGTTTCCAAGATCTGTGCACACTATATAGTTTTATAATTtcaacagaatttaaaaataagacaaagaGCAGACAATGCAGTATTTGTTAGATGGATTTGTTTAGAATAGTTACACAATTAATGTATACAGTTGTAAAATTTTTAGTGCATTTGTTCTTGCACATTATTAATGCTACTTATAAAAACCTGAAGATTGCAAATTGGGCATGCTTACCATAACATTTTCAgactgggaaagctgcaaaacatttttttctacaagTGTTCACTGCCATGATACAAAACAAATATGTGCAAACTGCAAGGTCCctaaaaatagcatttaatgACTTTATGTACAGAAAGATGTAACTATCTGTTTAAATATGCAAAGAATAAGCTTCCCAAAGTTTATAACATAGAACAATATCCACCAcatgctcctcctcctccatatCCTTCTTCCTTGTTTGATAACTTTACACCTCTGTTTTGGCTTTCACTTTCCCACAGTCCAGGAGTCTGAATGATTTTTTCAACAAGTTCTTCAAAGGCACACTGCACACCATCACACGTTTTTGCACTTGCCTCTGGAAAAGGGACACAAAAAGCCAAATGTCAGCATAACTTCTGGTAGCTTGattaatatttctctttcagttaAGTTTCAACCTACGACAGACTTAAAACTTCTACAACCTATTCCTAAACAGATAGCGGTGCCAAAATTGGCAACTATGGGGATTTGTCACCACACAGGTAgcatctcaaaatatttttaacagaagagCATTCAAGTCAAACTTCACCAGAACATACAGAGACAGCTATAGCTtagctttattttcctgtggaaaGCACTCCAGTAAGAAAAATTTGGACTCTAGTCTGAAAAACCTGTTTGCTGTTCCGTATTTCAGTTCTGTACATTAATCATAACTGCAGTACCACAGACCATATGAATCAAGGATCCATACTGCAGGATTCTGGGTCAGTCTCCATGATAAAACTCATCTCATAAAAGCAGTAACAAATCTCATTTCTTTTGCAAATTGCAGAATTCTACGTAATTTCACTTAGGATCCTTACTTTAACCAGGACTAAGAAATCTGCCCACAGGTTATGTTATGAGAACAACAGACAGCATGAGAAATTGTTCAAGCCCCACAAGGGCTTGCCCTGTTCATCTACACAGCCATGCAGATACTTAGCATATGCAGCAtgaatatatatgtacatacacacatatatgcacacatatagtctaattttcatttttgttttcatttcccatGCACTTAGTAGCTTGTGCCTCAACTTTGAACTTTGATTTCCACACCTGATGCTGTGGctaaaaagaaacacagcaggacactaaaaaaaaccattaaTCTTCAGTCAGACATGAAGAATATAAGTCTAAGTACAAGAATGAATGAGTACATATTAATGAACTGCTTTGCTACGGGAATAATCCTGTAAAAATCCCTTCTGATCCTTAGGTGAAACACATAATAAACATATGCATAAAGAGTCACTTCAACacccattttttaatttatcattaCATGGCATTGCCTACAAGACCCATTTCATTTTGCAGCAAGATGAGACCAATATATTTGCTCCAGTCATAATTATGTCATTATTCAATCCCACCCACCATTCATAAGTTAATTATATACCTACCCGGTTTTATATCCCAATTCTAATACAGATTTCTCTCAGGTCCCAGCTATTTTGCTATACTGAAGGCTGGCCACTAGCACCAGTTTTCCctctttcattttgcttctaTTATTAATTTAGCAAGTCAGTTGGATAAAGAAATcagacaaaaccccaaactcaaaACAGGTTTCATCACACTAAGGAGAACCTGTACCTACATAATCATCCACAGCTAGAACAGGTATCTGGACAggcacaattttaaaaaactggaaCATCCATTATCTTtgtgcccagcacaggtgaGAAATACCATTAATTGGACTGTACCCATAAAGACTCTCAATCCTACAGAAGTGGTACTTTTCCTTATGCAACAAAACTCAAGAAAGATCTCTGCAAGTATCTGTAACATACCTATGAACAACATGGAATGTTTTCTTGCAAATTTGAGGCCTTCATTTCTGTCAACTTCACGGTTTTCCTATaataaaacaaagcattaaTACTCCTTATTAACAAAATACACCAGCAGATTACTTACTGCAGTTGAATTTGGTTTACCTTATCAATCTTGTTTCCAACTAACATTTGCACTATGTCATTCCTCGTGCAGTAGGTTTCCAATTCATTTAACCAGTTATCCAGCTTGACAAAAGTATCTCTTCTTGTGACATCATAAACTGAAAGATATTAGTGATattatttcacaatatttttccAAGAATTACAGCTTACAttacaaaagcagcaaaaatgaTAGCTTTTTGAATCAGAAAACTGAAGGAATTTTAAGGATTCAAATTTACCTTCCGGATGAATAACTGGAAAGAAAGCAGGACATCTAACAGCTCAAATCACTCATGCAGAACAACTCCATGCTTCAGCCACCTACAGTTCTCAGACTAATATTCCTTGATATATCCTAGCTTACAGACTAGAGACTATCGTTCTCCAAGGAATTCTACACCAGCTGATCCTTCATGTAGGATACCTAAAATCACTACACAACAGCTATGCAAACAGGATGGCACAACCTTCAGTACTGAAGCTATGgaagtgtttttttcctttgttttcacaTCCCATGTGCAGACAGGCATAAACAGCTTCCTTCAATCAAATCTGTAACTTGGCTTGCATGAACAACCTTATTTTTTGGAAGATAGGTAACAAAGAAATAGTCAGGAGATATTGAATAAAAGGGGAGAGCAAATCTCAACAGCAAAACCTTTTATCTCCCAAACAAGCACTCCCAAACAGTGCTTGTTTACAGCTTTCAACAGTAAGTAAGTGGCAGGTTCAGTGCAACTAAGTGACTTGATACAACATGTTTTGACAGCACCCTCCTATACCAGGAAGATAATGCAACTCACAACTTGGGAAACCTACCAGGAGGTCACATGACACATGCTATTCCACATGAAACAATTTAACTAGACACAATAGCTTAGCAAAATTCTCTAAAGTCAGAAGCACCTTCAAGAATATTAAATAAGCCAGCTCCTCACTTCTAGCAATAGAGAAGCAGAACTTCAGAGCTCAGTGCCTAGCAAACATGCTTCCAtacaccaaaaaataaaaagcacaaacGAGACTTCACAAATGAAGCTGAAATTATGGGTTTTGCCTGGGTTTCTCAAACACAGATTGGTGCTTTCTACATGTCCAGCTGGTCTTTTCTAAGTGATTCTGTGTAACATTCCATCAGTTGGGAAACAAATATCAAAAAACCTCAGCCAGATTCCACATGGTTtatattattaatttcattaggaaaaaaacaatggggagaagaaaaagctgtatCATACTGATACAGAGAGACTACACTGAGGAGAATTTTTTTACTCTGCACTTAGTAAGcacaggcaaaaataaaaagcactaaataaaagacaaattcaTGACAGCACAAGGACAACAGCTGCAAGCTATCCTTTCAGATAGCAGTAGCTTTTATTCTCATGCAAAAATCAGAGGTTCTCAAGCTGGTCAGGTTGACTACATGAGAAAGAAGTTGAGACACCAAGATGCTTTTATATGAGTTGTTCAACACAGATACAAAGATTTTTAATATCActtagatattttttaaaggctaTATGAGTTTGTGTAACTCCAATGCATGAGAAAACCACAAATATTTGAACTAGCATGCAAAGATATACTTACCTAGGATAACACCTTGTGCACCTCTGTAGTAACTTGGGGTTAATGTTCTGAACCGCTCCTGACCTGCAGTATCCTAGTAAACCATTCAAAAAGTTCCATTATTCAGAATTTGAGCAGAATGCAGTTTAGCTTTCAGGTATTCTACTTCTCATGAACATACAGAGTAAGATTTAAACTATATTCCACTAGTAGATTAGCTGAGTTTATTCCATCCTTGCTGTTTTACTACACATGAACTTTGAGATTTTATGTAGTCTGTTCCAGGAAGCACCTTTGCACTACTAGATGTAGTATGTAACCGGATTATGTAACAGTAAGATGGCCATTTCTGCAAAGGCACTTGATCTGCAGCTAGTATTGCAGCAACCAGCAAGAAAGCAGCATAGCTGCAGTACAAACATTTTCTAACAAGCACCACAGCCCATGACAACAAAACCAGTTCCTTCACTTCAATCACTTGGTCCAATTAAATATGATTGAGTATCTGGGTAAATGGACTAACATGCAATaacacagcagaagcaggaatAAGTCAGAGGTTTCTCTGGTTTTAAGCGAAGTTGAGTTTACATCCTAAAATTTAAAGGGtcaacagctctgaaaaaagccccaaaacccaccaaaattaGAATGCTGTTTTCTTGCCAGAGATTAAGTTATAGTGCACACTCATTGAAGGCTTTATGCACAGAACATTAAAacaatttcattaatttatccAGGTTAGAAGTGACACATGAAACACTGTGGATTCCCTGACAAAGAACCTGGATAAGCAAAGTAGACTTCAACATTCCACAAGCCACTCAGTCAACGTCACCCATCTAAAACTGGTTTTGTGTCACGATGCACTTTCAcgagcttttcttttccagtttacCTCAggattatttctttctatttaccaaaatgaaaggaaaaaaaccctaacttatcattccttgttttgctaTCAGTCTGGTTTTCCTCCTGTAtgcattctttattttctgtcaagctattgcatttattttccttgtcaAGCCCATTTATTTCATTGATGATTACTGCTCAAACTAAGACATAAGTCCTGTTTGTTGGTGACGTATGAAGCACCCTCCAAGCTACAGAAACACTGCAATACACATTTCATCTTCTACTACTACTTCCCAAGGAGACAAAGGTCTGATATCTTACTTATATGAGAAACAAAGTTTTAATCTTGCTTGGTACGAGAAGACACAACTGAATCCAACTattcaaaaatgtatttcaagtCACAGAAGTGTGGAGGCTGGCTTACACAATGGAGAATACTATTTAAAAGCCTGGAAGTACTGTTTCTTCACTTGCTGGAAGCTCTACTTTTAACTACAGCAGAAGTTGAACACTCTAAAGCTTTGATTACATACACTGCCTCTCTCTTGGAAATGCATCTGCTACAAATAATTCTGATGTTGAGCCTATAAAAGTCTTCATATGATGGCTATAAAGTTTAGACAGAAAATAGGTCTAAAGAGGTAACAGATGAGCACACAACTGTAATTCTTAATCTATTAATACACAACCTCAGTGTTATAGACAAAATTTAGTAAAGAAGTACACTCTTCTACTGATTTAATACCATTTAGTTCCTCCTTTTCTCTACTTCTTTCCCAACCAGATCTGCAATTAGTACTGCAGAAgctcacaggcagcagaaatACCCCCTCA comes from Camarhynchus parvulus chromosome 2, STF_HiC, whole genome shotgun sequence and encodes:
- the RAB18 gene encoding ras-related protein Rab-18, producing the protein MDEDVLTTLKILIIGESGVGKSSLLLRFTDDTFDPELAATIGVDFKVKTISVDGNKAKLAIWDTAGQERFRTLTPSYYRGAQGVILVYDVTRRDTFVKLDNWLNELETYCTRNDIVQMLVGNKIDKENREVDRNEGLKFARKHSMLFIEASAKTCDGVQCAFEELVEKIIQTPGLWESESQNRGVKLSNKEEGYGGGGACGGYCSML